A single Lacerta agilis isolate rLacAgi1 chromosome 10, rLacAgi1.pri, whole genome shotgun sequence DNA region contains:
- the LOC117054174 gene encoding noggin-like, which yields MGVKAWFVCLLLLEPWCQRTGAISSSQERDFPLGEASLLPDRIGEQHNPDVHFIWSELGAQARPYSLSLSPDDYNHYLPKPKLLRATRLMKLLGSSYDPFWMSLKDPQGLNTSLKEVGVLSKDLAKRAARFRKKLLQQAKGLDLSKLLPVEDGISLGLSKTLLHRFHQWLADSATCRLTSSWVDMGPIFWPRWVRHTDCNQTHVGCSWPPGMTCQPAQVTQIKLLAWHCWARKDHMLRPGKSSQQCAWRQVPYPVVATCKCSC from the coding sequence ATGGGTGTCAAAGCTTGGTTCGTCTGTCTCCTGCTTCTGGAGCCCTGGTGCCAGAGAACCGGAGCAATTTCCTCCTCTCAGGAGAGAGACTTTCCCCTCGGAGAGGCTTCCCTGCTTCCTGATAGGATCGGCGAGCAGCACAACCCCGACGTCCATTTCATCTGGAGCGAGCTGGGTGCTCAGGCGAGGCCCTacagtctctccctctccccggaTGACTACAACCACTATTTACCCAAGCCCAAGCTCCTGCGTGCCACACGGCTGATGAAACTACTGGGCTCTTCCTATGACCCCTTCTGGATGTCTCTCAAGGACCCCCAAGGTCTCAACACAAGCCTAAAAGAAGTGGGTGTCCTCAGCAAGGACTTGGCCAAGCGTGCAGCACGCTTTAGGAAGAAGCTTCTGCAGCAGGCAAAGGGTTTAGATCTTTCCAAGCTGCTGCCTGTTGAGGACGGAATCTCCCTTGGCCTGAGCAAAACCCTCCTCCACCGCTTCCATCAGTGGCTTGCGGATAGTGCTACCTGCCGCCTGACCTCTTCCTGGGTGGACATGGGACCCATCTTCTGGCCACGCTGGGTACGCCATACGGACTGCAACCAGACTCACGTTGGGTGTTCTTGGCCTCCTGGCATGACTTGCCAGCCTGCCCAAGTCACCCAGATCAAACTCCTAGCGTGGCACTGCTGGGCAAGGAAAGACCACATGCTGAGACCTGGGAAGTCCTCACAGCAATGTGCTTGGAGGCAAGTCCCTTACCCTGTGGTGGCTACATGCAAGTGTTCCTGCTGA